One part of the Microvirga sp. TS319 genome encodes these proteins:
- a CDS encoding type I secretion system permease/ATPase, translated as MKKTANLEAAELIHQGRKAFVTGLAYAAALSAVINVLQLTVPLFMLQVHDRVVNSQSTDTLIMLIIVATIGLALFCILDYVRALTYQVMASKLVRKLNLPVLQAAVSASVAHGVSQSGQAIRELNDIRAFVVGNAISVPLEALWSPIFLAVLFALHWLYGLVALVSAIIILSLSLLSDFLTRRATKRANEAAVRNISEISGSLRHAEAIEAMGMLPALARRWRKNQLQTQDLLDVTTRRSRALSSVTRTCRYLMQIAVLSTGAVLVINQEVSAGSMVASSIIMGRMLMPFDSMVDGWRQWVLAMTAWKNVQDLLENQAPKRETTPTPRTQGELTIDRVVYAPPGSDVPVLKGLTFALSPGEVLGIAGPSGAGKSTLARLLIGVTKPTTGGVYLDGNNVFLWERDSFGNMVGYLPQSVSLLDGTIRSNIARMRDADPRLVLEASRLADVHDIIGRLPLGYDTHIGDGGYVLSGGQRQRIGLARALYGRPRLIVLDEPNSNLDTDGERALIRAIEAMRTDGAIVILIAHRPSVMQVADKIMVLQEGKITQFGPRNAIAGIITPGEKPAQAVTALRGNT; from the coding sequence ATGAAGAAGACGGCGAACCTCGAAGCCGCCGAACTCATTCACCAGGGGCGCAAAGCGTTTGTCACAGGTTTAGCCTATGCCGCAGCTCTCAGCGCGGTCATCAATGTCCTTCAGCTGACTGTTCCGCTCTTCATGCTGCAAGTGCATGACCGTGTTGTGAACAGTCAGAGCACCGACACGCTGATCATGCTGATCATCGTCGCGACGATCGGGCTGGCGCTCTTTTGCATCCTCGACTACGTGCGGGCGCTCACCTACCAGGTGATGGCCAGCAAGCTGGTTCGGAAACTGAACCTTCCTGTCCTTCAGGCGGCGGTATCGGCCTCGGTCGCGCATGGCGTCTCGCAATCGGGCCAGGCCATTCGCGAGCTCAACGACATCCGCGCATTCGTGGTCGGAAACGCCATCAGCGTTCCGCTCGAGGCTCTTTGGTCACCCATCTTCCTGGCCGTTCTCTTCGCGCTCCACTGGCTCTACGGCCTCGTGGCTCTGGTGTCCGCGATCATCATCCTGTCTCTGAGCCTGCTCTCGGACTTCCTGACGCGACGCGCCACGAAGCGGGCCAACGAAGCAGCCGTCCGCAACATTTCCGAAATCAGCGGCAGCCTTCGTCATGCGGAGGCCATCGAAGCGATGGGCATGCTGCCGGCCCTTGCCCGCAGATGGCGCAAGAACCAGCTTCAGACGCAGGACCTGCTCGACGTCACCACGCGCCGCAGCCGCGCTCTCTCATCCGTCACGCGCACCTGCCGGTACCTGATGCAGATCGCGGTTCTGTCGACCGGCGCGGTCCTGGTGATCAATCAGGAAGTCAGCGCCGGATCGATGGTGGCCTCGAGCATCATCATGGGGCGCATGCTCATGCCATTCGATTCCATGGTCGACGGCTGGCGCCAATGGGTCCTTGCCATGACCGCATGGAAGAATGTGCAGGATCTTCTCGAAAACCAGGCCCCGAAGCGCGAAACCACGCCGACTCCCCGCACCCAAGGAGAGTTGACGATCGATCGTGTCGTCTATGCTCCGCCCGGCTCCGACGTGCCGGTGCTCAAGGGCCTGACCTTCGCGCTGTCTCCCGGCGAAGTGCTCGGCATCGCCGGTCCGTCGGGCGCAGGCAAGTCCACCCTCGCCCGCCTCCTCATCGGCGTGACGAAGCCGACGACGGGCGGCGTCTATCTCGACGGCAATAACGTGTTTCTGTGGGAACGGGATTCGTTCGGCAACATGGTCGGCTACCTGCCTCAGAGCGTCTCGCTGCTCGACGGTACGATCCGAAGCAACATCGCCCGCATGCGGGACGCCGATCCCCGGCTCGTTCTGGAAGCGTCCCGTCTCGCCGACGTTCACGACATCATCGGACGCCTGCCCCTCGGATATGACACCCATATCGGTGACGGCGGCTATGTCCTTTCGGGCGGACAGCGGCAGCGGATCGGGCTGGCTCGGGCGCTTTATGGAAGACCCCGTCTGATCGTTCTCGACGAGCCGAACTCCAACCTGGATACGGATGGTGAGCGAGCCCTGATCCGCGCCATCGAGGCCATGCGGACAGACGGAGCGATCGTCATCCTGATCGCCCATCGCCCTTCCGTCATGCAGGTCGCCGACAAGATCATGGTCCTGCAGGAAGGCAAGATTACCCAGTTCGGGCCCCGCAATGCGATCGCCGGCATCATCACGCCCGGGGAGAAGCCCGCGCAGGCCGTGACTGCCCTCAGGGGAAATACATGA
- a CDS encoding MarR family transcriptional regulator, producing the protein MNASQDECQDEESAFQMLRDDADRPGPEPVGITHIEIVRVIERLHRRSLDLIRADLLQAGIDELSPSQVMMLFTIGRSELSVRDLIERGYYLGSNASYSLKRLVETAYVIRTASERDRRSARIRLSEKGRQLCDRIRQMDRTYHKLVTRDEDEVRDLEVTFRTLRRFEQVWSNAVRYRGIQAED; encoded by the coding sequence ATGAATGCCTCACAAGACGAGTGCCAGGATGAGGAAAGCGCATTTCAGATGCTCCGGGACGATGCCGATCGGCCGGGCCCGGAGCCAGTCGGAATCACGCACATCGAAATTGTGCGGGTCATCGAGCGACTGCATCGCCGCTCGCTTGATCTCATCCGGGCGGATCTGCTCCAGGCGGGAATCGACGAGCTCAGCCCCTCCCAGGTCATGATGCTTTTCACGATCGGTCGGAGCGAGCTGTCGGTGCGCGATCTGATCGAGCGCGGGTACTATCTGGGATCGAATGCCTCCTACAGCCTCAAGCGCCTTGTCGAAACGGCATACGTCATTCGTACCGCTTCGGAGAGGGACCGACGCTCCGCGCGTATCCGTCTATCCGAAAAGGGCCGCCAGCTTTGCGACAGGATCCGGCAGATGGACCGGACCTATCATAAACTCGTAACGCGGGACGAGGACGAGGTCCGGGATCTCGAAGTAACCTTCCGCACGCTCAGGCGTTTCGAGCAGGTGTGGAGCAACGCCGTGCGATACCGTGGCATTCAAGCAGAGGACTGA